A stretch of the Drosophila subpulchrella strain 33 F10 #4 breed RU33 unplaced genomic scaffold, RU_Dsub_v1.1 Primary Assembly Seq24, whole genome shotgun sequence genome encodes the following:
- the LOC119559375 gene encoding uncharacterized protein LOC119559375, which produces MLVVTGGIPKTLGVSVGSGLVIAIAMGGSRCPAHFYANNTWLKSNPISTTSHFVNPFICSKLNGVPEANSKCHNNQLAIKWRPFLPPPTPIALVIQNLLNDVRLPITN; this is translated from the exons ATGTTGGTTGTGACAGGCGGAATTCCGAAGACTTTGGGCGTAAGCGTGGGCAGCGGTTTAGTAATAGCAATAGCTATGGGCGGCAGCCGCTGCCCGGCTCA TTTTTATGCAAACAATACCTGGCTCAAATCAAACCCAA TTTCCACCACCTCCCACTTTGTTAACCCATTTATATGTTCCAAACTCAATGGCGTGCCAGAAGCCAATTCAAAATGCCATAACAATCAGTTGGCAATTAAATGGCGCCCCTTCTTACCCCCTCCAACGCCAATAGCTCTGGTAATTCAAAATCTGCTCAACGATGTGCGATTGCCAATTACTAATTAA